The following are encoded together in the Phaseolus vulgaris cultivar G19833 chromosome 9, P. vulgaris v2.0, whole genome shotgun sequence genome:
- the LOC137821752 gene encoding uncharacterized protein: MYGIALALTTSKPDSTTVTKQVDDWIHANKVCRHTLLSVLSNDLFDVYASYKNVKDIWDSLILKYTAEDIVRKRFIIANYYRWEMIEGKDIKIQINEYHKLIKDIKTKSITLPDEFVSELLIKKLPQSWTDYKQQLKHRQKQMSLSDLITHIIIEDTNRKEYAAAKAKTLSAKAKVVEDKLAPKRSSCTSMQT; the protein is encoded by the exons ATGTACGGAATTGCTCTTGCACTTACAACTTCCAAACCCGACTCAACCACAGTTACGAAGCAAGTTGATGATTGGATCCATGCAAATAAGGTATGTCGTCACACTTTACTCAGTGTTTTATCTAATGATCTGTTCGATGTCTATGCTTCTTATAAGAATGTGAAAGATATTTGGGATTCTCTTATCCTCAAATATACTGCCGAAGACATCGTCAGAAAAAGGTTCATAATTGCAAATTACTACCGCTGGGAGATGATCGAAGGCAAAGAcatcaaaatccaaataaacGAATATCACAAGCTGattaaagatatcaaaactAAAAGCATAACCTTGCCGGATGAATTCGTGTCTGAACTCTTGATCAAAAAGCTTCCGCAATCTTGGACGgattacaaacaacaactgaagcacAGACAGAAACAGATGTCACTATCAGATCTgatcacccacatcatcatCGAAGACACAAACAGAAAGGAGTATGCTGCTGCGAAGGCCAAAACTTTGTCTGCCAAAGCAAAAGTGGTAGAAGACAAACTAGCTCCAAAAAG GTCATCATGCACCTCAATGCAGACATAG